A section of the Sceloporus undulatus isolate JIND9_A2432 ecotype Alabama chromosome 3, SceUnd_v1.1, whole genome shotgun sequence genome encodes:
- the HTR1F gene encoding 5-hydroxytryptamine receptor 1F, which produces MDFLNFTEQNYTLEQNDTSEELLKKVTSKILVSLTLSVLAVMTTVINSLVMTAIIVTRKLHHPANYLICSLAVTDFLVAILVMPFSIVYIVKETWIMGQVMCDIWLSVDITCCTCSILHLSAIALDRYRAITDAVEYARKRTPKHAGIMIAIVWIISIFISMPPLFWRHQAASRDDECIIKHDHIAFTIYSTFGAFYIPLALILILYYKIYKAAKTFHRRSVSRVLKEEVNGQGLLEGGEKSYRLTSSASCTKDKKSNPSGDLDRIHLSLRSPDSESKNEKGWRRQRISTTRERKAATTLGLILGAFVICWLPFFVKEVVVNTCERCQISEEMSNFLTWLGYINSLVNPLIYTIFNEDFKKAFQKLIQCKSYL; this is translated from the coding sequence ATGGATTTCCTAAATTTTACAGAACAAAATTATACGCTGGAGCAAAATGATACATCAGAAGAACTacttaaaaaagtaacttccaagaTTCTGGTTTCTCTCACCCTTTCTGTGCTGGCAGTAATGACAACTGTCATCAACTCTCTGGTCATGACAGCCATCATTGTGACACGGAAGCTTCACCACCCTGCCAACTATTTAATTTGTTCCTTAGCAGTCACTGATTTCCTGGTTGCCATCCTTGTTATGCCCTTCAGCATTGTCTATATTGTCAAAGAGACCTGGATCATGGGTCAGGTGATGTGTGATATTTGGCTTAGTGTTGACATCACCTGCTGTACCTGTTCCATCTTACATCTTTCAGCAATTGCCTTGGATCGCTACCGAGCAATCACAGATGCTGTGGAGTATGCCAGGAAGCGAACACCCAAACATGCAGGGATTATGATTGCCATTGTGTGGATCATTTCCATTTTCATCTCAATGCCACCATTGTTTTGGCGGCACCAGGCAGCCAGCAGGGATGACGAATGCATAATTAAGCACGACCACATTGCTTTCACCATTTACTCCACATTTGGAGCCTTCTACATCCCACTGGCATTAATTTTGATCCTTTACTACAAAATATATAAGGCAGCAAAGACATTTCACAGAAGGAGCGTGAGCCGGGTTCTGAAAGAGGAGGTAAATGGACAGGGTCTCTTGGAGGGAGGTGAAAAAAGTTACCGACTAACATCTTCAGCATCATGCACTAAAGACAAAAAATCTAACCCTTCAGGAGATTTGGACAGGATCCACCTCTCGTTGCGAAGTCCTGATTCTGAATCCAAAAATGAAAAAGGGTGGCGGAGACAACGGATTTCTACCACAAGAGAGCGCAAGGCAGCCACTACCCTTGGTTTGATTTTGGGGGCCTTTGTGATCTGCTGGCTGCCTTTCTTTGTGAAGGAGGTGGTTGTTAATACCTGTGAAAGGTGTCAGATTTCAGAAGAAATGTCTAATTTTCTGACATGGTTGGGATATATCAACTCTCTGGTTAACCCATTGATTTATACAATCTTTAATGAAGATTTCAAGAAAGCATTCCAGAAACTTATCCAATGCAAGAGCTATCTTTGA